The Endozoicomonas sp. 4G DNA segment TCATTGCCTGCCAGTTTTGCTCTGACAGAGGGCTACTGTTTAAACGTTGCTGGATCTGAGCCTGTTGTTCATCAAACGACTTCTGCAAGACGTTTTCCTGCACATGACTTGAAGCGCGGTGAGTACTGCCTCGTCGGGAGGAATGACTGGCGACAAAGTGATAAAACCGGGTGGCGTGCCTCAACGTTTGCCGGGCAGGATGGTAGGGCGTTGAACCGCCTCGACGAATAACCACATCCTGACCACCACCCCGGTCATGAAGAATATGGGCGCTCGCACCGGGCAACCCGAAAGCACCTCCACTTTGTTTTGACACATCCTGGCAGGGGCCTGGATAGTGTAATTGCCCAAGACGCTTCCAATCAGGCGTTATTGCCTGCTCTGCCAGCCATGATTGCCAGAACTGATCCGCTTTCCAGTGACCGCCACCAGGCACCCATCGCAACCAATCCCTTGCAAGCCAGTGGAGTAAAAAGTGGTCTGGTTGGTTTTTCAGCGCTTGCTGCCAGCCTCTCCATTGCGCTTCCCAATGAAGAGTAAACGACGTTTTTCTTATGAAGAAGTTCAGAATAGATTCGAGTAAGAAAGGCTCTTCAGAACAGCCCGGCAGTGAGTGCTGGAACTGTTGAATCATGTTCAGCCATGGCAAAGAATAATTACCTGCAAGGTTATCAATGAAAGACCTGGAGTCCTGACCTGTTAGCGCAAGGTATTGAATGGCATGACGGGAAAGTGTTGCTTCATCTTCCAAGGCTTGAATAAGCAGAGTTTCGAGATAAGTGACAGACTCGCTGGCACTGACATCGTCCAACATGGCATTGCCAGAAGCCACCAGCAGAAGGACAAAAACAAGTCTGGCCAGCAATCCAGTACAGCGCATATCAGGCTACGAATTCGCTAAAAGCACAATTATAGATGAGTTTTCTGGGAAGAATTGACAGATATCAGGACTTAATCCGGCAGAGGAGGAATGCAGTGTTGTGTGTTCGAATACTTACACTCCAGCAACGTCTCAGAAATTCTTGGCTATTCTCTGATGCAATGCCAATAATGAGATTCACCCATGGCGTTCCTTTATTTTTACAGAAAAGATATTCAACGCGGATTGTCCTGGCGCTTACTGACAAATAAGAAGACCATGGTTGATATTTTTGTTCTTTCCCTGCTGGCTATAATGGTTGTGCCTTTATGTTATTCCTCAGCCCTTGTTGACCGTCATCATCCCGATGGACGCAAGTTTCGGATTGAAATCAATGATGAGAGAACACGCAATAGCACCCTGGCATTAACAGGAGGCAAGCCTGCTGGCAATGCCGATTATCCCGGTGTCGGCAACGGAGGTTTCTTTTATTTGCCTCCTCCGCCTTGGGGAGGTACGGGCTCGGGATTGTTCGAAATTGACCTGACTATTCTGCAACCTGTCATCAACTGGCTGATATCCATAGGTAAGGATTCTGGTGATGGCCGACAGGCAGCCAATGAGGATGGACAACCTTCTGGCAGCGATCCCAATGCAGGATCAAATGACGCAACTAACCACCATCAACAGGAAAAAAGAGAAGCACCCGAAGATCAGGAGAACAAATCACCTGGAGAAGCTAATGGTAGCAGCGGCGATGGCAATAACAGAAAAGACGACAATGGCGAGAAAAGTCAAAATAATGCTTCGACTCAAGACCTTCAGGTACTTGCCAATGAGCTTTTAGCCATCATTGCAAGCGACGATCCCAACGCCGCTGTTAAATTCAGGAAAATGTTGGATCAGCTGGACATGCTCCAGCGTTTGCAGGTTCTGGAAACAAAAGGCACAAACATCACTGGCTGTAGAGTCACGCCTCTTGAGGCGATATTGGCACTGCCGCGTTCTTATGAACCCTCAACACGCAACCGATTTATCAAGCAGCTGATAGCAGCCGCTGGCAACAGCTACCCGATGATTTGGTCTGACAACAACCACCTGATGATTTTGTATAAGATTGTTCTGGACATAATCCACAAGGTCAATGAATCTCAGCAACAGCCGCCCATAGGACGTTTTGAAAAACGTTGCTTTACCGAGTACTTCATTCAATTATTCCTGCTTGATTCACACCCGGTTAAGCGTATTCGCAATCTATTAGAAGAAATATCGGATTTAGCCATAAGGAATGAGATTATAAATGATACAAAATCATTGAAATTCTCCAGCTCTTTTCTGGATATCTTGACACAATCTAACCAGCACCCCTCGTTCCATGAATTATTATGCTTATCAAATGAACTGCGTATGCAAAATGATTACATAGCAATCACTTCTTTTCGCGATAATGCACTGCGTGTGGATAAACAGGAACCCAGTCAAATTATTGGTGCAGAGTGCCCGATATGTAGAGAGCTGTTTGTACACTCGTCAAATATAGTGAAAGCGCCCTGTAATCACCTTTATCACGTTAATTGTTTAAATCAGTGGCTCAAAAAAAGGAGGCAGAATCGTGCAATTCAAGATTGTCCTACCTGTCGTACACAATTAAATGGCTTAAGAATAAATTTGAACGACTTTGACGAACTATTGAGAAAATACGACGGTTGTCATTCTTTAACTACTGCAGAAAGAGCAGTTAAGGAATGGAATAAAACAGAAACAAGTTATGAAGCCTTGTACCATTTTGTCCAATTTTGCCAACATAGCAGCCTGCCATCTGATGATTCACAGTTTGTAAAACTCTTGCGACGCATCCCTCATCTCGTGACAAAAGCCGAAATTATCCATCACGGCAGGATCCACTCAGCCGTCTTCAGCACCAATAACCACCGTGTGGTGACCGCCAGTGACGACGGCACTGTGAAAATCCATAGCGATGAGACCGATGGATCCTGGCGGGAAGAGTTCACTTTCCACCACGATGGTCCGGTCAAATTAGCCAGCTTCAGTGCCGATAGTCGCCGTGTGTTGACCGCCAGTGACGATGGGATAGCAAAAATCCATGCTCTGAAGGAAGATGGATCATGGCAAGAAGAAATGACCATCAGCCATGTTGATTCGATCCATATAGCCGACTTCAGCGCCGATAGTCGCCGTGTGTTGACCGTCAGTGACAATGGGTCAGCAAAAGTCCATGGTCAGAAGGAGGATGGATCATGGAAAGAAGAAGTGATCATCAGCCATGATGGTTCGATCGTTTTAGCCAGCTTCAGTGCTGATGGTAACCATGTGGTGACTGTCGACATAGATGACCTGATGAAAATCACGGGCACATCCGCCGATGGATCATGGCAAGTAAAATTTATCGTTATCCATCAGGGCTGGGTCCACTCAGCCATCTTTAGCCCCAATAACCGCTATCTGGTCACCGCCAGTGACGACGGTACGACAAAAATCATCGGCCAGAAAGACGACGGATCATGGCAAGAAGAATACATTAACACCGATAGTCCGATCTTTTCAGCTGAATTCAGCCCCGATAGCCGACATGTGCTCGGTGTCTGCGAGGATGATTACCTGGTTAAAATCATTGGTAAACGGGCCGACGGATCATGGGGAGTGAAAGCCATCATTTCCCATAGCGGTTTTATCGACACAGCTGACTTCAGTCCCGATAGCCGCCATGTGATTACCGGCAGTTACGACCATCAGGCAAAAATCTACGGCGAAAAGACCGATGCATTATGGGAAGAAGAAATCATTATCCACCACGATGATTTGATCTTCACAGCCATCTTCAGTCCCGATAGCCAACATGCAGTAACCGCCAGTGATGATGGAACGGCAAAAATCCATAACCTCAAGAATGATGGATCATGGGAAGAGGGACGCACTATCCATGATATACGTCAGCCCTCTTACGACAGGTTCAGTGCCGATGGCCGCTTTATGATGACCTTTGGGGGTAGTATCGCGCAAATCATTGACCTGAATAGCAAGATCCAAATCGCTATCCACCACCCCTGTTCAATCACCTCAGCCAGCTTCAGCGCCAATAGCCGCTTTGTACTGACTCTAAGTGGTTTGCCAGCATCTGATGGTAAGGGCGGCATGGTGAAAATTACTGAACTATGGAAGGAAGAATAATTGATGTTTCAGAACTCAAGGTGCAGTTTTGTTCTTTCCATACTGGCCATAATGGTTGTGCCGTTATGCTATTCCTCAACCCTTATTAGTCGTCATCATCCCGATGGGCACGGGGTTCGGATTGAAACCAATGATGGGAGAACACGCAATAACACCCTGACAGTGACAGGAGGCAAACCCGCTGGCAATGCCGATTTTCCCGGTGTCGGCAACGGAGGCTTTTTTTATTTACCTCCTCCTCCCTGGGGAGGTGGAGGCGGCAGGCCATCGGGATTGTTTGAAATTGACCTGGCTATTCTGCAACCCGTCATCAACTGGCTGATGTCCATAGGTAAGGATTCTGGTGGTGGCCGACAGGCAGCTAATGAGGATGAACAACCCTCTCCCAATGCAGGATCAAATGACGCAACTAACCACCATCAACAGGAGAAAAGAGAAGCACCTGAAAATCAAGAAAACAAATCACCGGGAGAAGGCAATAATGGCAGAGGCGATGGCAATAACAGAAAAGACGACAATGGCGAGCAGAGTAAAAATAATGCTTCGACTCAGGAGCTTCAGGTACTTGCCAACCAGCTTTTAGCCATCATTGAAAGCGACGATCCCAACGCCGCTGTTAAATTCAGGGAAATGTTAGAGAAGCTGGACATGCCTCAGCGTTTGCAGGTTATGGCAACAAAAGGCACAAACATCAGGGGCAATACTGTTACTCCTCTTGAGGCGATATTGGCACTGCCGCGTTCTTCCCATGAGCACACAACAGGCAACCGATTTATCGAGCAGCTGATAGCAGCCACTGACAACCACTACCTGATGATTTTGTCTGACAAAAGCCACTTGATGAGTGACTCTGACACTACAGATGATTACATCGCTATCAATGCTTTCGACGATAATGCCCTGCATGTGGATAAAGAAGAACCTGCACACATTGTTGATACAGAGTGCGCGATATGTAAGGAGCAGTTTGTACGCACGTCAAATATAGTAAAAACGCCCTGCAAGCACCTTTATCACATAGATTGTTTAAATCGGTGGTTCAAAAAAAGGGAGTACGATGATTCAATTAGAACTTGCCCTATATGTCGTACAGAATTAAACGACTTAAGTAAAAAACTTAACGACTTTAACAAACTCTTGAAAAAATACGACGGTTGTCATTCTTTAGCTATTGCAGAAAGAGCAGTTAAGGAGTGGAATGAAGCTGAAACAAGTTATGAAACCCTGTACCATTTTATCCAATTTTGCCGACATAGCAGCCAGGCATCTGATGATTCACAGTTTGTAAAACTCTTGCGAAGCATCCTT contains these protein-coding regions:
- a CDS encoding RING finger domain-containing protein, translated to MAFLYFYRKDIQRGLSWRLLTNKKTMVDIFVLSLLAIMVVPLCYSSALVDRHHPDGRKFRIEINDERTRNSTLALTGGKPAGNADYPGVGNGGFFYLPPPPWGGTGSGLFEIDLTILQPVINWLISIGKDSGDGRQAANEDGQPSGSDPNAGSNDATNHHQQEKREAPEDQENKSPGEANGSSGDGNNRKDDNGEKSQNNASTQDLQVLANELLAIIASDDPNAAVKFRKMLDQLDMLQRLQVLETKGTNITGCRVTPLEAILALPRSYEPSTRNRFIKQLIAAAGNSYPMIWSDNNHLMILYKIVLDIIHKVNESQQQPPIGRFEKRCFTEYFIQLFLLDSHPVKRIRNLLEEISDLAIRNEIINDTKSLKFSSSFLDILTQSNQHPSFHELLCLSNELRMQNDYIAITSFRDNALRVDKQEPSQIIGAECPICRELFVHSSNIVKAPCNHLYHVNCLNQWLKKRRQNRAIQDCPTCRTQLNGLRINLNDFDELLRKYDGCHSLTTAERAVKEWNKTETSYEALYHFVQFCQHSSLPSDDSQFVKLLRRIPHLVTKAEIIHHGRIHSAVFSTNNHRVVTASDDGTVKIHSDETDGSWREEFTFHHDGPVKLASFSADSRRVLTASDDGIAKIHALKEDGSWQEEMTISHVDSIHIADFSADSRRVLTVSDNGSAKVHGQKEDGSWKEEVIISHDGSIVLASFSADGNHVVTVDIDDLMKITGTSADGSWQVKFIVIHQGWVHSAIFSPNNRYLVTASDDGTTKIIGQKDDGSWQEEYINTDSPIFSAEFSPDSRHVLGVCEDDYLVKIIGKRADGSWGVKAIISHSGFIDTADFSPDSRHVITGSYDHQAKIYGEKTDALWEEEIIIHHDDLIFTAIFSPDSQHAVTASDDGTAKIHNLKNDGSWEEGRTIHDIRQPSYDRFSADGRFMMTFGGSIAQIIDLNSKIQIAIHHPCSITSASFSANSRFVLTLSGLPASDGKGGMVKITELWKEE